A part of Chloroflexota bacterium genomic DNA contains:
- a CDS encoding ABC transporter permease has protein sequence MLIRNSLLSLVRTKGKTLLFALLIFALTLTLSLGVSVWASITQFLNDADEFYKTIGLIEYIGQAYPQDDIVDAEMVADLAELDLSGIADDPATLLWDQSSRYFGYVEGFKRDDRVAQAFQPALLVVSRATYNSSYNTYTAVVANSLYSSFIENDDMVLLLTSYGYLESDRFYAVSGMGYIDWSPYGILSPSDFSNEAAEANGIDIPYILDITVETDSGITYDLPEVYEKAGESLRVSQNYVLVNSTDDLMSLYSFHQEEEYLLEGREFSEEEYQNGDRVVIIPEFMAARLEKTVGDTITIGFVEPDSTGENPKYWAGNGFRNEADFKIIGITNTVKGREWYVYVPKSVGVPASTIPIGYTVGQAVVRNSEAGEFAARIDQLMQGRFNLTIYDQGYADVAIPFITILNIAKILTGIVAVVELAVLIFFGYIFVYRQRETGETLLLLGAGKPWVSGYFLLSAGVISLIATLIGSWIGYQFHDRVLQMVADAALSQTLIDGRYSNGNLSISRVLEFAPQLDLAFFLKFGLIVFGVALLSCLIFLTVAFQVTRSKKQRTTGPRRERKTSHLRGGSGKYALLSILRGGTRTTVVPLLAFTVIFFLGQLSTTTNRYQQQLQDVYENTTLTGRFTDIKGKQVGGQVIDSQLVMDLYRSGAIDSLSVSLDQTSLYTGTIIHVDGTVEDVPPMRVPTNSFTIDNFMAKFGREGVGIRLIATNDFQNAPAFYYLDEVPITFLEGYDASFLAEAPGESDIVNALISTQLQDRLEVDLGDVIRIALNSVRGGHTPRGGDELDYFDLRIVGSYEQQGIMETIYMPLYMMFDNSLIWDEGQRTDEPASLTFEEGYTPTEEQMDQLYSVDFDSATFKLTETKTLEHLKDYLSEYGYSQVNNISKLRTFIVLDDAIFNNAVASLKQQIRYVNTLYPFLYLLVGVIAFVVSYLLVISRRMELATLRGMGASPIITFMSFFLEQSLLCVAGVGLGMAAWRVLRGPFIALHLWLILGFIICYFVGSALSIGIMNSRNLLAILTDKD, from the coding sequence GTGCTCATTCGTAACAGTTTACTCAGTCTGGTTCGAACCAAAGGGAAAACACTTCTATTCGCGCTGCTGATTTTTGCGCTCACGTTGACGCTTTCGCTTGGGGTCAGTGTTTGGGCGTCCATCACTCAATTTTTGAATGATGCCGATGAATTTTATAAGACCATCGGATTGATTGAGTACATAGGTCAGGCTTATCCTCAGGATGATATTGTTGACGCTGAAATGGTAGCGGATCTGGCGGAATTGGATCTATCGGGGATTGCGGATGATCCTGCCACTTTGCTTTGGGATCAATCCTCTCGTTATTTCGGATATGTAGAGGGTTTCAAGCGGGATGACCGAGTTGCTCAGGCGTTTCAGCCCGCATTGCTAGTTGTTAGCCGGGCGACATATAACTCGAGTTATAACACCTATACAGCTGTTGTTGCCAATAGCTTGTATTCAAGCTTCATTGAAAATGATGATATGGTCCTTTTGCTAACTAGTTATGGCTATCTTGAGAGTGATCGCTTCTATGCGGTCTCGGGGATGGGGTATATCGATTGGTCTCCTTATGGCATTCTCAGTCCTTCCGATTTTTCCAATGAGGCGGCTGAAGCCAATGGAATTGATATTCCCTACATTCTGGACATCACGGTTGAGACTGATTCGGGCATCACTTATGACCTGCCTGAGGTTTATGAAAAAGCAGGGGAATCTCTTCGGGTTAGTCAGAACTATGTATTGGTCAATAGTACGGATGATTTGATGAGCCTTTACTCTTTCCATCAGGAAGAGGAATATCTGTTGGAAGGTCGTGAGTTTTCGGAGGAAGAATATCAGAATGGCGACCGGGTGGTCATCATTCCTGAATTCATGGCCGCCAGGTTGGAAAAGACCGTAGGAGATACGATCACAATAGGCTTTGTTGAGCCTGACTCGACAGGGGAAAACCCAAAGTATTGGGCGGGAAATGGCTTCAGAAATGAAGCGGATTTCAAAATTATTGGCATTACTAACACCGTAAAAGGCAGAGAATGGTACGTCTATGTACCAAAATCCGTGGGGGTACCAGCGTCAACAATACCAATTGGTTATACTGTTGGTCAGGCGGTTGTTCGAAACAGCGAAGCCGGTGAATTTGCGGCCCGTATTGATCAATTGATGCAAGGCCGATTTAATTTGACGATTTATGATCAGGGCTATGCGGATGTGGCGATTCCTTTTATCACAATCCTGAACATCGCCAAAATTCTAACGGGAATCGTTGCAGTTGTGGAACTAGCCGTGCTGATCTTCTTTGGCTATATCTTTGTCTATCGCCAGCGTGAAACGGGCGAGACTTTGCTCCTGTTGGGGGCCGGTAAACCCTGGGTCAGTGGCTATTTTCTGTTGAGCGCGGGGGTGATTTCTCTGATAGCGACGCTGATTGGATCCTGGATAGGCTATCAATTCCATGACCGTGTGCTTCAAATGGTGGCCGATGCAGCCCTCAGCCAGACCTTAATTGATGGCCGGTATAGCAATGGTAACCTGAGCATTTCCCGGGTGCTGGAATTTGCGCCTCAACTGGATTTGGCGTTCTTCCTAAAATTTGGATTGATCGTTTTTGGGGTTGCGTTGCTCTCCTGTTTGATTTTTCTAACCGTTGCATTCCAGGTCACCCGCTCAAAAAAACAGCGAACCACCGGACCTCGCCGGGAACGGAAGACTTCCCACCTGCGGGGCGGCAGTGGGAAATATGCGCTCCTGTCCATCTTGCGGGGTGGCACCAGGACGACTGTCGTGCCGCTGCTGGCCTTCACGGTGATTTTCTTCCTGGGACAGCTTTCCACGACCACCAACCGCTATCAGCAGCAGTTGCAAGATGTTTATGAAAATACTACGCTCACCGGCCGATTTACCGATATCAAGGGTAAACAGGTTGGGGGACAGGTGATCGATTCTCAATTGGTGATGGACCTGTACCGTTCCGGTGCGATTGATTCACTCTCTGTTTCTCTTGACCAGACTTCGTTATATACAGGCACGATCATCCATGTTGATGGCACAGTGGAAGATGTCCCGCCCATGAGAGTGCCCACAAATTCTTTTACCATTGACAATTTTATGGCGAAATTTGGTCGGGAAGGCGTGGGTATCAGGTTAATCGCCACCAATGATTTCCAAAATGCGCCAGCGTTTTATTACCTGGATGAAGTCCCCATCACTTTCCTGGAAGGGTACGATGCCTCTTTCCTGGCGGAAGCGCCAGGTGAATCGGATATCGTGAATGCACTCATATCCACGCAATTGCAGGACAGGCTTGAAGTTGACCTGGGAGATGTCATTCGGATTGCCCTTAACTCTGTACGGGGCGGACACACGCCTCGGGGAGGAGACGAGCTTGATTATTTTGATTTACGGATTGTGGGCAGCTATGAGCAGCAAGGGATTATGGAGACCATCTACATGCCGCTGTACATGATGTTCGACAACAGCTTGATCTGGGATGAAGGCCAGCGGACGGATGAACCGGCATCGCTCACATTTGAAGAGGGTTATACTCCCACTGAAGAGCAAATGGACCAACTCTACTCGGTTGATTTTGACAGTGCGACCTTCAAATTGACGGAAACGAAAACATTGGAACATCTCAAAGATTATTTGAGTGAGTATGGCTATTCTCAGGTCAATAACATCAGTAAATTGCGCACATTTATTGTCCTGGATGACGCGATCTTTAATAATGCCGTAGCCAGCCTCAAGCAGCAAATTCGCTATGTCAATACACTCTATCCCTTCCTATATTTGTTGGTGGGCGTGATCGCATTTGTGGTCTCCTATCTATTGGTCATCAGCCGCCGAATGGAGCTGGCAACATTGCGGGGAATGGGCGCTTCACCGATCATTACCTTCATGAGCTTCTTCCTGGAACAGAGTTTGCTTTGTGTGGCCGGTGTGGGCTTGGGTATGGCGGCCTGGCGAGTTCTTCGCGGTCCGTTTATCGCGCTGCATCTCTGGCTCATTTTGGGATTCATCATTTGTTATTTTGTGGGGAGTGCACTTTCCATTGGAATTATGAACAGCAGGAATCTGCTGGCAATCCTGACGGATAAGGATTGA
- a CDS encoding DNA primase, giving the protein MTAVDEIKSRLDIVDIVSETVKLRHSGKNYTGFCPFHTNTKTPAFVVFPDSQTWRCFGQCNEGGDLFSFVMKREGWDFQETLRNLADRAGVTLHEYTPEQQEKVEENEHLREVLSMAVTFFQHQLRNTPAGKEALEYLYGRKLNDETIDAFALGYAPDSWDTLTQYMASRNISEQDLLDAGLVSQRDSGGVYDKFRHRLVIPIKDARGKMAGFGGRVLRKDDVPKYLNSPKTALFDKGRLLYGLDMARREIRAKDQVVIVEGYLDVIGPYQAGFKNCVSPMGTALTEDQFRLIKRYSRRIVLALDPDAAGEKATLRGLQTAREVMEREGDMVFDARGLMQVEGRLKADIRVTTLPDGLDPDEIALDDPDLWDQLVREAKPVVVHVMETLAAHADIDDPKTKEQIANQVLPLIEDVKGSVEREAYRQQLARLLRVDERALVRQASGGPSRPRRRSYRQMPQVSAITSPLTNTHRKLEENCIKALVSDPTLVHFIDRTLRELELVCLNVEDFTQTDFRELFKIVSEALDQDDEDPAEYVRTRIPDEMQESFLIEADQNPYPDWRLQPNASILESTSNDFIRLRRIRVDESLDQITYLQSQQASEDEENPPQDFGKLALEFIQARAKLDRALQLNRSQGKL; this is encoded by the coding sequence ATGACTGCAGTTGATGAGATCAAATCCAGGCTGGATATCGTGGATATCGTCTCGGAAACGGTGAAATTACGCCATTCCGGGAAGAACTATACAGGATTCTGCCCCTTCCACACCAACACGAAAACCCCGGCTTTCGTGGTCTTTCCCGATTCCCAGACCTGGCGCTGCTTTGGACAGTGCAATGAGGGCGGTGACTTGTTCAGCTTCGTGATGAAGCGCGAAGGTTGGGATTTTCAGGAAACCCTCCGCAACCTGGCCGACCGCGCCGGTGTCACCCTCCACGAATATACCCCTGAGCAGCAGGAAAAGGTCGAAGAGAATGAACACCTGCGGGAAGTACTGAGCATGGCTGTCACTTTCTTCCAGCACCAGCTGCGTAACACCCCAGCCGGTAAAGAAGCCCTCGAATACCTCTATGGCCGCAAGCTGAACGATGAGACGATTGACGCCTTTGCCCTTGGTTATGCTCCCGATTCCTGGGACACCCTCACGCAGTATATGGCCTCCCGCAACATCAGCGAGCAGGACTTGTTGGATGCGGGGCTGGTCTCCCAGCGGGATTCGGGTGGCGTCTATGATAAATTCCGCCACCGCCTGGTCATCCCAATCAAGGATGCGCGCGGCAAGATGGCCGGTTTCGGCGGACGCGTGCTGCGGAAGGATGACGTACCAAAATACCTAAACTCACCCAAGACTGCTCTCTTTGATAAGGGACGCTTGCTCTATGGACTGGACATGGCGCGGCGAGAGATCCGAGCCAAGGACCAGGTCGTGATCGTGGAAGGCTACCTTGACGTGATCGGCCCCTATCAGGCCGGTTTTAAAAACTGTGTATCACCGATGGGCACAGCACTCACCGAGGACCAATTCCGGTTGATCAAACGCTATTCCCGCCGGATAGTCCTGGCATTGGACCCGGATGCTGCCGGTGAAAAAGCTACGCTGCGCGGTCTGCAAACGGCCCGTGAAGTGATGGAACGCGAAGGCGATATGGTCTTTGATGCCCGCGGCCTGATGCAAGTGGAAGGACGGTTGAAAGCGGATATCCGAGTCACCACTCTGCCGGATGGACTGGACCCGGATGAAATCGCCCTGGATGATCCGGACCTCTGGGATCAGCTTGTGCGTGAGGCCAAACCCGTGGTTGTCCATGTGATGGAAACCCTCGCCGCCCATGCAGACATCGATGACCCCAAGACCAAGGAGCAGATTGCCAACCAGGTGTTGCCGTTGATCGAAGACGTCAAGGGCAGTGTTGAGCGGGAAGCCTACCGGCAGCAGTTGGCGCGGCTCCTGAGAGTGGATGAGCGTGCCCTGGTGCGTCAGGCATCCGGCGGCCCATCCCGTCCCCGGCGCCGATCCTACCGCCAGATGCCACAGGTGTCAGCCATCACATCCCCTCTGACCAACACCCACCGGAAACTGGAAGAGAACTGCATCAAGGCCCTCGTCAGCGATCCCACCCTGGTACACTTCATAGACCGCACCCTGCGGGAGCTGGAACTGGTCTGCCTGAATGTTGAAGATTTCACCCAGACAGATTTCAGGGAACTCTTCAAAATCGTCAGTGAAGCCCTGGATCAGGACGATGAGGACCCAGCTGAATATGTCCGCACTCGGATCCCGGATGAGATGCAGGAGAGTTTCCTGATCGAAGCTGACCAAAACCCCTATCCGGATTGGCGCTTGCAACCCAACGCCTCTATCCTGGAAAGCACCTCGAACGACTTCATCCGCTTACGCCGCATTCGGGTGGATGAGAGCTTGGACCAAATAACTTACCTGCAATCCCAACAAGCCTCTGAAGATGAGGAAAATCCCCCTCAGGACTTCGGGAAGCTTGCCCTGGAGTTTATCCAGGCCCGCGCCAAACTGGACCGCGCCTTGCAACTAAATCGTTCACAAGGGAAGCTCTGA
- a CDS encoding ABC transporter ATP-binding protein, with the protein MSLLEVKDVSFSYQSRYQTNRVLNNVSCEFEAGKVYAVVGKSGSGKSTMLSLLGGLDLPDEGEVLFKQKPTSKMDLSRYRLESAAMIYQSFRLLPLLTVSENITLPMELRGFRGKPARDKAKELVSRVALPDSVLDRFPGMLSGGEQQRVAIARSLSMDTNLLLADEPTGNLDEENSQNIVDILVSIAHRDGYCVVIATHDLAILPKMDVVYHMKSGSLVEE; encoded by the coding sequence ATGTCACTTTTGGAAGTTAAGGATGTCTCTTTCAGCTATCAGAGCCGATATCAGACCAACAGGGTGTTAAATAATGTCAGCTGTGAATTTGAGGCTGGTAAAGTCTATGCTGTTGTCGGTAAATCCGGCAGCGGGAAAAGCACCATGCTGTCGCTGCTGGGTGGGTTGGATCTGCCTGATGAGGGTGAGGTGCTGTTCAAGCAGAAACCCACTTCGAAGATGGACCTTTCCCGTTACCGCCTGGAAAGCGCAGCGATGATCTATCAAAGCTTTAGGTTATTACCGCTGTTGACGGTCTCTGAGAATATCACCCTGCCGATGGAGCTGCGAGGATTCAGGGGGAAACCGGCGCGGGATAAAGCCAAAGAGCTGGTCTCCCGGGTTGCATTGCCTGATTCCGTGTTGGACCGCTTTCCAGGCATGCTCTCGGGCGGTGAACAGCAGCGGGTGGCTATTGCGCGATCTCTGTCGATGGATACCAACCTGCTTTTAGCGGACGAGCCGACCGGTAACCTGGATGAAGAAAACAGTCAGAATATCGTGGATATCCTGGTCAGCATTGCGCATCGGGATGGCTATTGTGTGGTGATTGCCACCCATGACCTGGCGATCCTGCCAAAAATGGATGTGGTCTATCACATGAAATCCGGCAGTCTGGTTGAAGAATAG